The Clostridium sporogenes region TTATATTTATTTACTTTTACATATATATAATATTTTTTTAGTAACACTAATAGGTATTAAAAAAATGTAAAAAATCATAGTTCTAAAGGAAATTCAAAGTATCTAAAAAGAAAAAATAGTAGACTAAACTATAATTTAATAGCCTAATCCACTATTTTAACAATTACTTTTTCAATATCTTCATACTTCCTGATGAGGTCTTAATTGATACTTTATTATTTTTTCCTCCTACTTCACCCCTAATATTTCTTTTATCAGTATCCTCTGCCATTTTAATAGGAAAATCAGTTTGGAATTTTCCACTAGAAGTTTCAGCTTCAATGAAAAACTCAGCAGTTTTTGGAAGCTCTAATATAACACTTCCTGATAATGTTTCTATATTTATGTTTTGATTTTCAAACTCCTTGTAGTCTACCATAACTTTTCCCGATTTCCCTTTTAAATCAAAGTTTCCACTACTATTTTTCAAGATAATACTACCTGAAGAATTCTGAATTCTAGCCTTTTTAGTGGTACACCACTCCATGTTAATAGCTGCTGATAAACTTTTTATTTCTAATTCTTTTGCATCTATTTTCTTTATATTAATGTTTCCTGAATAGGTGTTCATTGAAATATTATTAGCACTTATTTTTTCAGTTTCTAACTTTCCTGAACGATTACTATATATAAAGCTTGCTAAATCAAAAGAGTCCATCTTTACATCACCTGACAATAAATTAATAGAAAGATTTTCCCCATATTTCTCAGGAATATATATATCCAAAAACATATCTTCAGGTATTGGACCTTCATGCTGTCGCTTTCCGGCCACAGCAATTACCTTATTATTAATTTCAGATGCAAGTTTTATGTTCTGCATAGATTTACCATAGTAATGAAACTTCACTTCGTTGCTTTCTTCAGTTCGTATGATATGAACAGCCTCACTTGTCATATTTACCTGTATTTCATTAATCTCATCCATGTCAAAATGTTTGTCTTCATTGATTTCTTTGAACAAAAATAATGACCCTATTTCTAAGATACTCATAATTACTATCACTCCAATAACAATTATTTTCATGTTAAATTCATTTTTCATTTTTCCTTCTCCAGTAATTAAAATTTTCTTTTACAATTATACACTCAAAAGATCTTAGCAAATATGCGAGCACTTTCCAAATCTTTCTCATTAGGATGCCCCTTTTTTCCTCCAATATATTACAATTTACTTTTGTAGTTTAAATTGAATCCTAGTGGGCTGTATTCACCAAAACAATTAAATTTTCCAATAACTTTACAGCCTTTTTCAAAAAATTTCTCCTTAATTAAATACTTATATCATTCTCTTTTTCCAATCTATTAAAAATTTTCTTTGCCTCAGAAATTACCATTGAGAGTATCTTTTGCGCGAATGAATATTTTTAAATTCATTCATATAGATGTAAAAAAAAACGTCCTGCATTTATTCTATTTAGGCCAATCAGTCAGACCTTTCATTATGAACTCTGCTAAATAATCTATAATCTGAGGAAAATATTGAATACCAATCTGTTCCTTATGAATATCAATATAAGGTATAGAATTAAAAATGGCAAGTATAAGCTTATCATCCAAATCATCTCTTATTTTTCTTTCAGCCTTCCATTTCTTAATTAATTCTATTGTACCTTTATTCATGAATTCATAAATGCTCTCTATTCCCGCCGCTTCATAAAATTCCTTCTCCAGTTTGCTGAAAAAATCTTTATTATACCATTCCTTCAATATGGGATTGGAGTTTGTACCATTTAGGTTTAATGCAATTGCTTCTTTAACTACTTTTATAGGATCATCATCTAAATCAATAGATTCCATAATATTCTTTTTAAGTTTTTCGTTTTCTTTTATAAAAATTTCTATGAAGAGCTTCTCTTTGGAAGAGTAGTAATTATAAAAAGTACCTACCCCCATTCCAGCCATTTTTGTTATGTCAGAAATATTAGTGTCTTTGAATCCTTTGGAACAGAATAGCTCTCTCCCAGAATTAAAGATCTCCGCTTTTTTATCTCTCAATTAACTAACCTCCATAATATGAATGAATATTTTTTATATTCATTCATATTATGACACAACAATATTGCTCTGTCAATAAACTTCTAAAAAATTAATTTATAGAATACTAATAATTTAAAATCAACTCTGCTAACTTCTAATAGCATTAATATAATAAAAATAAAACGTACTTAACTGAGATTATAATCATAATCTCAGTTAAGTACGTTTTATTTATTTCTACAACTTGTATTTGAATAAATAATGCTTACAATAACATTTACAACTACAAAGACAGTATACCCTATAACAAACTGTTTATTGTTTACAATAGCCAAAAGTCCAGTTGCTATTGCAATCAATAGTAACATAATTCCTATCGTTCTACACAATTTCTTCTCATTGTACTTTCCTTTTTCTTCTTCATTTGCTGTATTGTATCCTGAAATTAACCAACTTCCTTTTCCTAATAATAGTGAAATGGACATAATACCAAAAATAACGGATAGTATCAAGAGTATTATCATATATTGTTCCTCCTTAGTTAATCCAAAGTTCTGCTAAGTTATATGAACATTGATTTCTCTCAACTTATTGAAATATAATAGTTTCACCACAAAATCATTACATCCCAGTAAGGAAAGAGAAATCAATGAACAAAGCTAATAAAAAAATTACATGTCCTAAATGTCACAGTCACAAACTTTATAAGTTTGGAAAAGATAAACAAGGCAATCAAAAATATCAGTGCAAAGAGTGCAGAAGATAATTCGGGCCTACGGCATAAAAGCGTCAGCTTATCGGTTATCCTCGTTGTCCTTTATGTGGCAAAGGAACGTTTATTCATCACAATTACTCAAATTACATTAATTATCGTTGTAACAATAAAAAGTGTAATCATAGTTTCTTTATAGCAAAGCCTACGACCATACTACCTTCAAATAATACCAAAATAGATGGCAAATTAGATTTTAAGGGTATGAGGTTCCCAATCCATATTATTTTAATGGCATTAGACCTTTATTTTCTAAATGAAAGTTCTACAAGAAGGATTTCTCAGTATTTATTTAGATTGTTTAATGTAAAAGTATCTCATGTAACTATTGCAAATTGGACTAAAAAGTTTGCTACATACTTTAGATTAAAATCCGATAAGTTACTAAAAGATGTTGATTTATCGGATTCTGACGAATGGCACGCAGATGAAACTGTTATATTTATAAATGGGAAACGTCATTATCTATGGCTTGTTATTAACTCTGAAAGTAGAGTAATTATTTCTTATCATCTATCACCATATAGATATGCAAAACAAGCTTTTAGTTTATTCAATGATGCTAAGAAATTTGGTTCTCCTAGAGCTATAGTTACTGACAGACTTCCCTCTTATAATGTACCAATAAAATCAACATTTAAAGATACTGTGCACATAAAAGTTCAATCATTTAGAGATGATATCTCTAATAATATTATTGAATCCTTAACAAAACATTTAAATCCTATTATAAAGGTTTAAGAGGCTTTAACTCCTTTGATAGTGCTAACAAAAACTAATATCTATGTTTATATTTCATTATAACTTTCTACGTCCACACTACTCACTACGTGATTTATCACCTGTTGAAGTAATAGGAGTTACTTATTCAACTAAAGCCAAGAATAATTGGTTATTAGCTGCCTAACAACATGCGCTATCGCTTTACATGAGTCTATTTATTTTTAAAACCACATTATGGATAGGCTTTTTTGTTATACCTTAAAATATTAATTTGCTATCTTTTAATCTTTAAAACAAACACAACAATAATTGTATGATTTTTAAAGCTATTTTTTCATAATTACTTAACATAACCTAATCCAATTTCAATATCATTAAATAATCATGTTCTCTTTCTTCTATGATTTTAAATCCTACATTCTTGTACATTTTAACTGCATAATTATCTTTGTCCACACCTAATGATGTTTGACTGTATCCTTTTTCTTTTAAATATTTTATCATTTTTTTCATCAAAGCTGTCCCTATTCCTTGACTTCTATACTCTTTTAGCAATGAAATAGCAAACTCTGGTGTCCTATTATCTATATTACCATACCCCTTTATTTTTCCTGCCAAAATCCTAACCCATACAGCCCCAATTATAGAACCTTTAACATCTGCTACTAAACAATAATCATCTTTTTTTTAGAAAAATTATCAATATATACACTAATTTCAGGTGTTTCAATTACATCCATTGATAACGGCTCACTTCCAACTGATTGATATATAGCTTCATATAACATTTTTTTAAGTATATAAAGTTCTTTTTGTTTTATATCCCTAATAATATATTGCAATTTATCTATTTTAAACTCCCCAATAATATTTATTTTACACATTATAGCATTTTTTATCTATACTCTACAATATTTAATTGATTTTTATCTAAAATATTTAATATTGTAGATAACTATATTGTTTTAAATTGGTATTTAATCATAATTTAATAAAGTAAAAATAAATTGAAAACTTTATAAGTACACTGAAAATAACAAATAAATAAGATTTTTATACTTCTATGTATTTGCCAATATGGCTATTTTCTAACACATACAAAGTTGATGGCACAAAGCATATTAGATATAAAACAATTAACGCAACGTCTACTGCTAGTGCTCCAAAAGTCATTGCTTTATATATTGTATAAATAACTGGAATTACTATTAATAGACTTATAAAAACTACTATACAATACAAAACAAGTGTTTCAAGTAAACTTATTCTTTTTTCTCCACGTAATATAATATAGACTATTGCAAGTATATATAATATTAATGGAATAATAAAATAATAACTTAAACCCTTCAGCAATACACTTGTAGCTATTCCTAAAATACCCCAAATAATTAGGTTGCTAAATATCATATCTATCTTATTTATTTTATTAGATAAAAAGTACATAATTATTATGCATGCTATAATTGACATTACAATCAATAAAGGTATTCCATAATAATCAGCTCCAACAAAATAAAAAACAGTAAATCCTCCGGCAAAAAGTTTCTTTAATTTAATTATATAATTGACTATTGGTATGGTAACTAAAACAGGAATTGCAATAGCTATTATATTAAAAACAAATCCCTTAAACATATTTTTAACATTGACTATATTTTTCTTTAAACTTAGTCCATATATAACAATTAACAATATAATTGCAATACTAGCCAAAGGAACTACAAATTTAGTTGAATAGACAATCATATTTCCCTTTATAAATGGAAAGTTAATTGAATCTGATTTTTTATCTATTTTTTCAAAATCATTTCTTGTCATATTCCCAAAATGCTTAGTCACCTCTAGTGATGTTAAAATAAAATGTTTAAGCATACCCTTGTCTATGTTTTCTACATTATCTCTTTTTGAATGGTAATTCTCAGTTCCTCCAAAAGAAGCACACAACATACCAGGCACATTATTCTTTTTATATATTGTATTATCCGAAGCACTAGGTGATTTTTTATAAATATCCTGAGCAAAAGAATAACTTAACGGATAAGAGGTAGCCTTAACAAATTCCTTAACCATTCCAAGATTATTATCACTAGTCTCTATTAATGTAAAAGGACCTGAATTTCCCCTTGCTTCAAAGGCGAACAAAAAATCTATATTTTTTAAAAAATCTCTCTTCTTATCAGCTAAAAGTTGGGCTCCCAAAAGTCCGGCTTCTTCACCATCTGTAAACACCATATAAACATTATTTCTTAATGGCCCTTTTTCCTTAATATACTTCCCTGCTTCTAACATCGCTACCACTCCAGCTCCATCATCAGCTGCACCTGGTGATTCAGGAATTGCATTTGGATCCTTACATAAAAGTCCACCAGAATCATAATGAGCATCTAAAAGTATGTTTAAACCATCTTTATCTGTTCCTTCAAATTTTGCAATGACATTATATATTTCATAAGTTTTTTTATTGTGACCAACACCAGTTCCTTTTTGAACTTCTACTTGAGCTCCAAGATTTTTTAAATAAGAAACTAAGAACTCCCTAACTTTAGCATCTTGTGAAGTACCTACAAAATGAGGTTCTTTAGCAATAACCTGTAGATTTTTAATGGCAGTATTTAAATTATCATCCATTATTTGTCCATTAATAGTTTTTACCTTTGGTGGGGTTAATTGATTATAACACACTATCATAGAGAATATTATAATACCTACCACCACTAAAAAAGAAAAAATTTTTTTCATTTTCTTCATTCTCCTTTTGTTCTATACTTTTTATAATTTTTCAAAAAGTTATAAAATCTACAGCATTACTTCCAATTAAATCTAACTAACTCCTTCATATCTCTTCTCATACTTTGAGGGAATTTTTCTTTTGGTTTACCAATTCTAACGAGTAACTGAATAGTAGTACCTTCTTTAGCATATTGATCATGAATCTTATTATATTGCTCTTCCATTTCACTATATTCTTCCAGCACCTGACTAAGTGGTTGCATAGCAAAGCCTAATGAATGTGCTGACAAAATTAATCTAGTATAAAGCATTCCAGTTTTAACTTGTTGTATACGACTGTTATTCTTAGAAATAATCATTGCATAAGCTGGAGTATTTTCTACTGCTTTTTTAGTAGACTTTACAAACATATTAGCAGATACACCCTCACTATTAATAGATGGAACCAATGTAATAAGCCCTTGCATTATATACTTCATTATTCCACTTGTGCCCTGACCTTCAACTGAATAACCATACCTATATTTGTTTTTTTCATACTCATTAGAACGAAAAATATTTTTAGTTTCTTCATTTATTCTATGAATATTGGATTCAATTTTAGCTCCTTCTATAGCATAATTTCCTAGTATTTTTTTGTTATCTTCATCTTGAAATATTCTTATATCTAAATCTGAATAAGTATTTATCCCTATTAATTTTCTTACTTCATCTTCACTTAATTTTTTCTTCTCATATAGTCCTCTATTGGTATCTGGTGAAAAGATGTAATCGTAAAGTGTACTGTCCTTAGGTTTAATCTTTGTCACTTTTATTTTAGCTACTGGTTTCTTATTCATACTGTCAATAAGATTCTGTTCATCATATTCCCCCTCTGGGAATAAATCTATATCAGTTTTATATCCTAATTCTTCTCCTGCTATTTTTACATTTTCAAGAAAAGTTCCTTGAGTAATCATAGTTTGTCTTCCATAAGGGTCAACTTGTTTGGTTAAACGCTGACTATCTACAAATAAATAAAAAACATCTTTACTTTCAAACTTAATCTTCCATGGTTGCATATTATGACTGTTAGAGGCTAAAAGTCCATGTGATACTAATTTTAATCTTGGGTCATTTAATTTTTGTGAATAAGACTTCTTCCAAGGGTCTAAATATTTCTGCTTTGAAAAAACACCACTTGCTATAAATATAACAACAAAAGCCAATAATATTAGAGACATAACAATTGAAATAAAATATATCATAAATTTTTTCCTCCTAATGTTCTTCATCTACTACTTCCTCCATTTTCTATGGATTTTATTAATAAATCGAAACCATTTAATATTAATTTATCTGAATCTCTCTTATGATAATTCATAATATAATTTCTTTTTCTATATAATGTATTGAAAATGCCAATAACAGAGGACCATAGGATTATTGCTGTACTTACAACATCTAAATCACGTCGAATTGCCCCTTGTTCAATACCACTGCTTAATGCAACTTCCAAATTGTTAAATATCTTTTCCCCAAGTTCATAACATTCTTCTCTTGATTTGTCAGATATCCCATTTGCAAAGTCTAACTCCCCATTTTCATAGTCAATAATACTTCTAAAATAATAATTATATTTTTGACTAAATTCATATAATGTCTTCCCCATTCCCTTAATTTTATCTAATGGATTATCGTTATATTGTATTCCATTTTCCATCATATCAATTAGTATT contains the following coding sequences:
- a CDS encoding DUF4097 family beta strand repeat-containing protein, which translates into the protein MSILEIGSLFLFKEINEDKHFDMDEINEIQVNMTSEAVHIIRTEESNEVKFHYYGKSMQNIKLASEINNKVIAVAGKRQHEGPIPEDMFLDIYIPEKYGENLSINLLSGDVKMDSFDLASFIYSNRSGKLETEKISANNISMNTYSGNINIKKIDAKELEIKSLSAAINMEWCTTKKARIQNSSGSIILKNSSGNFDLKGKSGKVMVDYKEFENQNINIETLSGSVILELPKTAEFFIEAETSSGKFQTDFPIKMAEDTDKRNIRGEVGGKNNKVSIKTSSGSMKILKK
- a CDS encoding TetR/AcrR family transcriptional regulator; amino-acid sequence: MRDKKAEIFNSGRELFCSKGFKDTNISDITKMAGMGVGTFYNYYSSKEKLFIEIFIKENEKLKKNIMESIDLDDDPIKVVKEAIALNLNGTNSNPILKEWYNKDFFSKLEKEFYEAAGIESIYEFMNKGTIELIKKWKAERKIRDDLDDKLILAIFNSIPYIDIHKEQIGIQYFPQIIDYLAEFIMKGLTDWPK
- a CDS encoding DUF3784 domain-containing protein; translation: MIILLILSVIFGIMSISLLLGKGSWLISGYNTANEEEKGKYNEKKLCRTIGIMLLLIAIATGLLAIVNNKQFVIGYTVFVVVNVIVSIIYSNTSCRNK
- a CDS encoding M20/M25/M40 family metallo-hydrolase, with protein sequence MKKIFSFLVVVGIIIFSMIVCYNQLTPPKVKTINGQIMDDNLNTAIKNLQVIAKEPHFVGTSQDAKVREFLVSYLKNLGAQVEVQKGTGVGHNKKTYEIYNVIAKFEGTDKDGLNILLDAHYDSGGLLCKDPNAIPESPGAADDGAGVVAMLEAGKYIKEKGPLRNNVYMVFTDGEEAGLLGAQLLADKKRDFLKNIDFLFAFEARGNSGPFTLIETSDNNLGMVKEFVKATSYPLSYSFAQDIYKKSPSASDNTIYKKNNVPGMLCASFGGTENYHSKRDNVENIDKGMLKHFILTSLEVTKHFGNMTRNDFEKIDKKSDSINFPFIKGNMIVYSTKFVVPLASIAIILLIVIYGLSLKKNIVNVKNMFKGFVFNIIAIAIPVLVTIPIVNYIIKLKKLFAGGFTVFYFVGADYYGIPLLIVMSIIACIIIMYFLSNKINKIDMIFSNLIIWGILGIATSVLLKGLSYYFIIPLILYILAIVYIILRGEKRISLLETLVLYCIVVFISLLIVIPVIYTIYKAMTFGALAVDVALIVLYLICFVPSTLYVLENSHIGKYIEV
- a CDS encoding Acg family FMN-binding oxidoreductase — translated: MIYFISIVMSLILLAFVVIFIASGVFSKQKYLDPWKKSYSQKLNDPRLKLVSHGLLASNSHNMQPWKIKFESKDVFYLFVDSQRLTKQVDPYGRQTMITQGTFLENVKIAGEELGYKTDIDLFPEGEYDEQNLIDSMNKKPVAKIKVTKIKPKDSTLYDYIFSPDTNRGLYEKKKLSEDEVRKLIGINTYSDLDIRIFQDEDNKKILGNYAIEGAKIESNIHRINEETKNIFRSNEYEKNKYRYGYSVEGQGTSGIMKYIMQGLITLVPSINSEGVSANMFVKSTKKAVENTPAYAMIISKNNSRIQQVKTGMLYTRLILSAHSLGFAMQPLSQVLEEYSEMEEQYNKIHDQYAKEGTTIQLLVRIGKPKEKFPQSMRRDMKELVRFNWK
- a CDS encoding TetR/AcrR family transcriptional regulator, which translates into the protein MGTLERKEKEKEIRRNDIIDAAEKVFFSKGFDVATMDDVAKEAEFSKRTIYVYFNSKHQIYFEIMIRGYKILIDMMENGIQYNDNPLDKIKGMGKTLYEFSQKYNYYFRSIIDYENGELDFANGISDKSREECYELGEKIFNNLEVALSSGIEQGAIRRDLDVVSTAIILWSSVIGIFNTLYRKRNYIMNYHKRDSDKLILNGFDLLIKSIENGGSSR